From the Candidatus Eisenbacteria bacterium genome, the window CAGGCTCTGGCTGCGCAGCAGGAGCAATAGCCGGTCGAGGCGGGCTGCGATCTCGTTCACGGTCAGCACCTTGATGCGCGCCGCCGCCAACTCGATGGCGAGCGGCAGTCCGTCCGTCGCGCGGCAGATCTCCTTGACCGCAGGAGCGGTCGATGCCGAGAGCTCGAACGTAGCCGACACGTTTCGCGCCCGGTCCACGAACAAGGCGACCGAGGCATGGCGCAAGAGCGATGTCGGATCGGCGCCCTCGGTGGCCAATGGCTTGGACAGCGGCGGCAGCGGATAGACCTGCTCTCCCTGCAAGTCCAGCGGCTCGCGGCTCACCGCCAGGATCGAAAGCGATGCGCAGGCGGCGCGCAGCTCCTCCACCATGGCCCGGCAGGCATCGATCAAGTGCTCGCAATTGTCGAGCACCAGCAGCGTGCGCTGATCCCTCAGGTGCTCGACCAGCGCGCTCGTCAGCGAGGCGTCCGAATGCTCGCGAATGCCCAGTGCTCGAGCGACGGCCAGAGGCACACGGGCAGGATCCGAGAGCGGCGTCAGATCCACGAGCCAGACACCGGCAGGGTGGCGGTCGAGCGCGCGCTGGGCGAGACGCAGCGCGAACCGAGTCTTGCCGCCGCCGCCCGGCCCGGTGACGGTCAGGAGACGCCCCTCACCCAGCAGCACCTCGCAATGGGCGAGGTCCGTCTCGCGGCCGACGAAGCGATTCAGCTCTGCCGGAAGGTTGTGGAACGATGGGCTGCGACGGAATACGACCGTATCGTCGCCCGTCGGGGGCGGGCTCGTGTCCATGAAAGAAGCCTAGCCACCCGAGCCCTGGATGTTCAATCGCCGCGTGCTATTCCGCCACCACCACGCCAGTTGTGCCGCCGTAGCCGTCGACGCTGGTCGGTGCGCCGGGGGGCGGCATCCATGCGCCGCCGTCGATCCGGAGGTTCACCTGATGGACGCCGGGCTCGAGGATCATGATGGCCGACCAGCGATCGCCGCCCTGGTGCTGAAGCTGGATCGGCTCCCAGCGGGTGAAGTCGCCGGTCATTTCCACCATGCGCGCCCCCGGGGCGCGCACGTCGAAGCTCCACGAATCCCGGCTGACGCGGCGCACGTGCCACTTGGTGGCGGTGGCGCGCGCCACGAGCGGCGTCTCGAGCACGGTGGAGCGCCAGTGGGATAGACGGACGCCGCAGGTGGCGCGCGGCGTCTCGGCCGGCTCGATGAGGTAGAGCTCCGGATCGCGGCTCCCGAACGTCGCGAAGGCCGCGAGGTTCGGGGCCACCGCATAAGCCGCGGTGGCCTGCGCCCAACGGCGCGGCCCTCGCGTAAGGCTCAGCGTCACGCCGGCCACCGATTCGAGCTCGAGCCGGCTGGATTGCCAGTGAGCGGAGACGCGCGTGGTGGTGAGCGCGACGCGCAGGAGCTGGTTGCGAGCGCCCGGTCCCGTGGCTTCGTCGCTCACCCCTACGCCAGGCCCCGAGCCCTTGACCGAATCGCGCGGCGGTGGCTGCGCCGGATCGGGCAGAAGCCCCGAGCGCTGCTCGAGGTCGAGTGAGACCGTGAGACCTCGATGACGCGTCCACGTGCCGAAGCCGATCAGCGGCCGATCGCCGAGCTGACCGGTGAGGCCGAAGGCCTGCTCGGTGGCGAGTCCCATCCACGCGCCGGCCGTGCGCGTGGCGAAGTGGAGGCGCGCCTCGGCCCGCGCCAGACCGCGATCCGACCATCCCGGACCAACACGATGAGCAACCAAAGCCTTGAGCTCGATGGGCAGTCGGCGGATCGGGTCGAGCACGTACCCACCCGACAGCTTCGTGGCGCGAAAGGCCGACACGTCTTTGAAGCCGGAGGCCATCACAGTGCCCACCAAGACAGCGCGCTGCCCATCGAGCGCGAACGTCGGAGCGAGCCGGAAGGAAGCGCCCGGCAGGTCGCTGTCGTAGGACGCCGCGACGCCGGTCGTGGCGCGCCACTGCGCCAGGGCCGGAGAGGCCAGGATCGGGGCGAGCAGCACACAGAATGCGACGCGGCGCTTCATCGCACACCGGTCCGCGGAGGCGGCATGCTCACGCCAAGACCTTGCAGCCGGGACATGGTCGCGGCCGCGGGTGAGACGCCCTTCTTGATGTCGCTCTCGACGCGCGAGCGGAGCCTCAGGAGATCGTCGTCCTTGGCGCCCATGCGCGAAGCGTGGAGCAGCGCGGAGGACGCCGTCTCGACCGGCACGCGGCGCGTCACCAGGTCGGCCAGCACCACGAGCGGCACCAGCAGCGAGCCCTTGGGACGCATCTTCCGCAAACGAGCCAGCGTGTCGGCCGACACTCCGCTCATCAGAGCACCCGCGCCCGCCGAGATCTCGCCGGGGGTGGACTCGACCCCCAGCGCCTCCCG encodes:
- a CDS encoding AAA family ATPase is translated as MDTSPPPTGDDTVVFRRSPSFHNLPAELNRFVGRETDLAHCEVLLGEGRLLTVTGPGGGGKTRFALRLAQRALDRHPAGVWLVDLTPLSDPARVPLAVARALGIREHSDASLTSALVEHLRDQRTLLVLDNCEHLIDACRAMVEELRAACASLSILAVSREPLDLQGEQVYPLPPLSKPLATEGADPTSLLRHASVALFVDRARNVSATFELSASTAPAVKEICRATDGLPLAIELAAARIKVLTVNEIAARLDRLLLLLRSQSLPASRRHATLRATLEWSVDALGPAARRAFCSLSVFASGWDLPAAAAV
- a CDS encoding glycogen-binding domain-containing protein; translated protein: MKRRVAFCVLLAPILASPALAQWRATTGVAASYDSDLPGASFRLAPTFALDGQRAVLVGTVMASGFKDVSAFRATKLSGGYVLDPIRRLPIELKALVAHRVGPGWSDRGLARAEARLHFATRTAGAWMGLATEQAFGLTGQLGDRPLIGFGTWTRHRGLTVSLDLEQRSGLLPDPAQPPPRDSVKGSGPGVGVSDEATGPGARNQLLRVALTTTRVSAHWQSSRLELESVAGVTLSLTRGPRRWAQATAAYAVAPNLAAFATFGSRDPELYLIEPAETPRATCGVRLSHWRSTVLETPLVARATATKWHVRRVSRDSWSFDVRAPGARMVEMTGDFTRWEPIQLQHQGGDRWSAIMILEPGVHQVNLRIDGGAWMPPPGAPTSVDGYGGTTGVVVAE